The nucleotide sequence CAATTAATATTGTATATTTAGTTTTTGTGTGATACAATTAAAAAAAATAATGTAGGAATAACTGTTACATTTTGTTTTATATAAGATTTCAGGATTATACTTATAACGGAAATACTTTATAAATCACAATGTTAATATTCCATTGCATTATATATATTAATAACCTTTTGTAGAGGTGCTTTAAGTCAAGAGTAACCGTTTGGAGTTGGCAAACTTAGATGAACGGTAAAAGGGGCTTTTAGCCGAAGCATTTAGATTGGCAGATTTATTTGCTGGCTTTTCATACAACATATGAATGGCTGTCACTTTATTAGTTAGTTATTAGGTAAGTGGAGCGCTACAAGGTACACAAGATTGCATTTATTAGCGGCAAGGGTGTTCCTTTGCCGCTTATTTTTATAAAGAATATTGTGGCGCAAAAAAAGATAAAGAGGTGTTTAAAGTGAAACTATTTGGCAGCATGCATGAAGAGAACAACGAATTATATATAGGGGGGATAAGCTCAAAAGAGCTCGCAAAGAAGTATGGAACTCCTCTTTATGTAATAGACGAGAAGCTAGTTAGACAAAATTGTAAAGAATATTATGAGAATTTCAAGGTTAAGGAGAAAAAAAATAGAGTTGCGTATGCGGGAAAGGCATTTTTACCAATTGCAATGTGTCAAATCATAAAAGAAGAAGGGCTTAGCTTAGATGTAGTTTCAGGGGGAGAGCTTTATACTGCTTATAAGGCAGGCTTTAACATGGAAAATGTACTCTTCCATGGAAACAACAAGACCATAGATGAGATGGAAATGGGGGTAAGATTAAATGTTGGAAGGTTTGTAGCGGACAATTTCTATGAGATAGAAAAAGTAAATGAAATAGCTAAAAAGATGGGTAAAGTACAGAAGGTATTTTTAAGAATAACACCAGGAATAGAAGCACACACCCATGAATATATAAAAACTGGACAAATTGATTCAAAGTTTGGTTTCACGCTAAGTAATGGGGATGCCCTTAAAGCTGTAAAAGAAGTTTTGAATTTTCAAAATGTTGAGTTATCTGGGCTGCACTGCCATATAGGATCTCAGATTTTTGATATAGCGCCTTATTTAGAAGAAACAAGAGTTATGCTGGCATTTATAAAGGAAATACAGAAAGAAACAAATTATGAAATAAAGGAGCTTGATTTGGGAGGTGGCTTTGGCATTTACTACACAGAAGTAGATAAGCCGAGAGGTGCTGAGGAATTCTGTAGTGCAATACTAAAAGAAGCAGAGGAAAGCTCAAAAAAACTAGGGGTAAAGTTGCCTAAACTAATAATAGAACCTGGAAGATCAATAATAGGAAATGCTGGATCAACTCTTTATACTGTAGGTTCTATAAAGGAAATACAGCATATGAGAAAATATGTATCTGTGGACGGTGGAATGACTGATAATATAAGACCTTCTCTTTATAATGCTGAATATGAGTGTGAAATTGCAAACAAATTTAATGCTTCTAAGGAAAAGGTAACAATATCAGGTAAGTGCTGTGAGTCAGGAGATATACTAATAAATGATGTAAATATATCAGAAGTAGAAAGCGGAGATATTTTAGTTGTATCTACTACAGGGGCGTATGGATACTCTATGTCTAATAATTATAATAAAATTCCTAAAGCAGCAGTAGTTTTAGTATCGGATGGTAAGGAAAGATTAATATGTAAAAGAGAAACCTACGAGCATATGCTTTCAAATGAAATTATGATTTAAATTAAAGATATTAATTAAGGTTTATAGCATGAAATAAAAATTCACATAGTGAATATAAATAAGCTGGGGGGCTTAAATATAGAATTAAGTTTGCTCTCTATAAATTGGGGCATAGGGATCAAACTTTTGTTGAAGTACAGAAATCGGTTAGTCATAAAATATAGGAAAATAGAGGGGTAAACTATTTTCCTATAGGTGACAACCGATTTTTTATTTTTATAATAATAAACTAAAAATTTTGTCTATTACTTTCTGATTAA is from Clostridium acetobutylicum ATCC 824 and encodes:
- the lysA gene encoding diaminopimelate decarboxylase; this encodes MKLFGSMHEENNELYIGGISSKELAKKYGTPLYVIDEKLVRQNCKEYYENFKVKEKKNRVAYAGKAFLPIAMCQIIKEEGLSLDVVSGGELYTAYKAGFNMENVLFHGNNKTIDEMEMGVRLNVGRFVADNFYEIEKVNEIAKKMGKVQKVFLRITPGIEAHTHEYIKTGQIDSKFGFTLSNGDALKAVKEVLNFQNVELSGLHCHIGSQIFDIAPYLEETRVMLAFIKEIQKETNYEIKELDLGGGFGIYYTEVDKPRGAEEFCSAILKEAEESSKKLGVKLPKLIIEPGRSIIGNAGSTLYTVGSIKEIQHMRKYVSVDGGMTDNIRPSLYNAEYECEIANKFNASKEKVTISGKCCESGDILINDVNISEVESGDILVVSTTGAYGYSMSNNYNKIPKAAVVLVSDGKERLICKRETYEHMLSNEIMI